The Sulfolobus acidocaldarius DSM 639 genome has a window encoding:
- a CDS encoding aldo/keto reductase, with protein MRTRTISNTGIEISELGIGLWSLVTKEWGADVNKAEDILRRAFELGINFYDTADVYGEGLGESILGKVFSSKRDKVVILTKIGLDFYHNSVNGKYPRNYSLDYLSFAFEKSLERLNTDYVDILMIHNPKINDIKNKKLYDFLDSLRKDGKVRVIGVALGPTLGWGEEGLEAIKMGYGSLEYIYNLIELRPGIEFLNYDIAHFVRVPHASDALNESKWPIYNDPKFHRRYKDINWINKAIERSRDLISFARSKHMTLAQLALKFILYNKRVTSVIPNVASISELEEFAKVENLEQLTETEYDYLYSYSIRNYRDLNDESIEETKQYK; from the coding sequence ATGAGAACAAGAACTATAAGTAATACAGGGATCGAGATTTCCGAGCTAGGGATTGGGCTTTGGAGTTTGGTGACGAAAGAATGGGGTGCTGACGTTAATAAAGCTGAAGACATACTAAGACGTGCTTTTGAATTAGGGATTAACTTTTATGATACTGCCGATGTATATGGAGAAGGATTAGGGGAAAGTATTTTAGGTAAAGTATTCTCCTCTAAGCGAGATAAAGTAGTGATTCTAACTAAAATAGGTCTAGACTTCTACCATAACTCGGTGAATGGGAAATACCCTCGAAACTATAGTCTTGATTATCTATCATTTGCTTTTGAAAAAAGCCTTGAACGTTTGAACACAGACTATGTTGATATACTTATGATTCACAACCCTAAAATAAACGATATAAAGAATAAAAAATTGTATGACTTTTTGGATAGCCTGAGAAAGGACGGTAAAGTACGGGTTATAGGTGTAGCTTTAGGTCCAACTTTAGGGTGGGGTGAGGAAGGATTAGAGGCAATAAAAATGGGATATGGTTCTCTTGAATATATATATAACTTAATTGAACTAAGACCAGGAATCGAGTTCTTGAATTATGACATAGCCCACTTTGTTAGAGTTCCTCATGCATCAGACGCTTTAAATGAATCTAAGTGGCCTATATATAACGATCCTAAATTTCATAGAAGATATAAGGATATAAACTGGATAAATAAAGCAATTGAAAGATCAAGAGACCTTATATCATTTGCAAGGTCTAAGCATATGACTCTAGCTCAATTAGCACTTAAGTTCATTTTATATAATAAGAGAGTTACCTCAGTAATTCCCAATGTAGCATCTATTAGTGAGTTAGAAGAATTTGCAAAAGTTGAAAATTTGGAACAATTAACCGAAACAGAATACGATTATCTGTATTCTTACTCAATACGAAATTATAGAGATTTAAATGACGAGAGTATTGAGGAGACTAAACAGTATAAGTAG
- the kae1 gene encoding KEOPS complex N(6)-L-threonylcarbamoyladenine synthase Kae1 — translation MIILGIESTAHTFGVGIVKEENNSIKILANVKDTYIPPQGGMKPSELARHHVEQAPIIVKKALDEAKVNMKDIDGVAVALGPGIGPALRVGATVARALALSFNKKLIPVNHGIAHIEIGMYSTNAKDPLILYLSGGNTIISIFFDRKYRVFGETLDIALGNMIDVFVREAGLAPPYVVNGVHQIDICADKGKEYVELPYIVKGQDMSYSGLLTAALKLLSKRNLPDICYSVREIAFDMLLEATERAMALTGKNEILVVGGVAASVSLKSKLEKLAADRGAELKIVPSQYSGDNGAMIAYTGLLAAKHRVFIPIEKSIIRPRWRIDKVDIPWR, via the coding sequence ATGATAATATTAGGAATAGAGAGTACCGCTCATACTTTTGGTGTAGGTATAGTCAAAGAAGAAAACAATAGTATCAAAATTTTAGCTAATGTTAAGGATACTTACATACCGCCACAAGGTGGCATGAAACCATCAGAGTTAGCTAGACATCATGTTGAACAAGCGCCTATTATAGTGAAAAAAGCTTTAGATGAAGCCAAAGTAAATATGAAAGATATAGATGGCGTAGCGGTAGCTTTAGGTCCAGGTATAGGTCCTGCATTGAGAGTAGGTGCTACAGTTGCTAGAGCATTAGCTTTATCTTTCAATAAGAAACTTATCCCTGTAAATCACGGAATAGCTCACATAGAAATTGGTATGTACTCTACGAATGCAAAAGATCCTCTTATCTTATACCTTTCAGGAGGAAACACTATAATTTCTATATTCTTTGATAGAAAGTATAGAGTTTTCGGAGAAACACTCGACATCGCATTAGGTAATATGATTGACGTATTTGTGAGAGAAGCTGGACTTGCTCCTCCTTATGTTGTAAATGGTGTTCACCAAATAGATATTTGTGCAGACAAAGGTAAGGAGTATGTTGAACTACCATATATAGTGAAAGGACAAGATATGTCTTATTCAGGTTTACTAACTGCAGCCCTAAAACTGTTAAGCAAGAGAAATTTACCAGATATCTGCTATAGTGTCAGAGAAATAGCTTTTGACATGCTATTGGAGGCTACCGAGAGAGCAATGGCTCTTACTGGAAAAAATGAAATTCTAGTTGTAGGTGGTGTTGCGGCTAGTGTTAGTCTAAAGAGTAAACTTGAGAAATTAGCTGCTGATAGGGGGGCTGAGCTAAAAATAGTTCCTTCACAATATTCCGGTGATAATGGTGCGATGATAGCATATACAGGATTATTGGCGGCTAAACACAGAGTATTTATACCTATAGAAAAGTCCATAATAAGACCCAGGTGGAGAATAGATAAAGTTGATATACCATGGAGATAG
- a CDS encoding 30S ribosomal protein S27ae gives MVRVPKNNNENQSKAVVRTYYEVEQDSIKLKNKKCPRCGSIMAHHMKPLERWACGKCGYTEFIGKSR, from the coding sequence GTGGTAAGAGTGCCCAAAAACAACAATGAAAATCAATCTAAAGCTGTAGTAAGAACTTATTACGAAGTAGAACAAGATTCAATAAAGCTAAAGAATAAAAAATGTCCTAGATGCGGCAGTATCATGGCTCATCACATGAAGCCTCTGGAACGATGGGCATGCGGTAAATGTGGCTATACCGAATTTATAGGTAAATCCAGATGA
- a CDS encoding Kae1-associated kinase Bud32: MEIVREIKRGAEAIIYEGYFAGIHAVFKKRIKKSYRNDIVDRAINESRTKLEARMIYSALKSGVNVPAILLVDPIQFLIVMEYIEGTTLRDIFNQGRNLRELGKEMGLMISLLHKANIIHGDLTTTNMIYTDEGLFLIDFGLAKKSNDIEDFATDIHVLLRSLESIHSHFKDEIFEGFKEGYSTMMDSDKVIEKMKEIRMRGRYVEERRKKRDNTSHVQ, translated from the coding sequence ATGGAGATAGTCAGAGAGATAAAAAGAGGAGCGGAAGCTATAATATACGAGGGGTATTTTGCAGGCATACATGCTGTGTTTAAAAAAAGGATAAAAAAGAGTTATAGAAACGATATTGTTGATAGAGCCATTAATGAGAGCAGAACCAAATTGGAAGCTAGAATGATATACTCAGCTCTAAAATCTGGGGTAAATGTACCAGCAATACTTTTGGTTGATCCTATACAATTCCTGATAGTAATGGAATATATAGAGGGTACTACACTAAGGGATATATTTAACCAAGGAAGAAACTTAAGGGAGTTAGGAAAAGAAATGGGCTTAATGATATCCCTTCTTCATAAGGCTAATATAATCCACGGAGATCTAACTACGACAAATATGATATACACAGATGAAGGATTATTTCTAATTGATTTCGGACTTGCTAAGAAAAGTAATGATATTGAGGATTTTGCAACAGATATTCATGTTTTATTGAGATCCCTAGAAAGTATTCACAGTCATTTTAAAGACGAAATATTTGAAGGATTCAAGGAAGGATACTCTACCATGATGGACTCAGACAAAGTTATAGAAAAAATGAAGGAGATTAGAATGAGGGGAAGATACGTTGAAGAAAGAAGAAAAAAGAGAGATAATACTAGTCACGTCCAATGA
- a CDS encoding XTP/dITP diphosphatase — translation MNSIAQNFNVSLIWFNIPKVEIQADSLEEIVKFSAIIAYNQINRPLIVEDSGLFIEALNGFPGPYSNYVRRKIGMEGIIRLLEGEKNRKAYFSTVLAYVDSTQLKLFEGRVYGSISTEIRGTKGFGYDPIFIPDGVNLTFGEMSTEEKNKYSHRAIAFRKFLEYLATYTV, via the coding sequence ATGAATAGTATAGCTCAGAATTTTAACGTCTCACTGATATGGTTTAACATACCTAAGGTGGAGATTCAGGCTGATTCGCTAGAGGAAATTGTTAAATTTTCAGCAATCATAGCGTATAATCAAATCAATAGACCTCTGATTGTAGAAGATAGTGGATTATTTATAGAGGCGTTAAACGGATTTCCAGGACCTTATAGTAATTACGTCAGAAGAAAGATAGGGATGGAAGGGATTATTAGATTATTAGAAGGGGAAAAAAATAGAAAAGCGTACTTCTCTACTGTATTAGCTTATGTTGATAGTACTCAACTAAAGTTATTTGAGGGTAGAGTATATGGTAGTATTAGCACTGAAATAAGAGGAACCAAAGGGTTTGGATATGATCCTATATTTATACCAGATGGAGTAAACCTAACTTTTGGAGAAATGAGTACAGAAGAGAAGAATAAGTATTCTCATAGAGCTATAGCATTTAGAAAATTTTTAGAATATTTAGCTACTTATACTGTTTAG